The segment TTTCTTGTTTACGCTGGAGCTCCCAGATGTGGCTCTGGTTGATGCTGGAATCAAGACGTTCCACTGCTGCATCCGATACGTCGCCAACGACCAAGAGTTCTGGGACGACAATAATAGCCTCAATTATCAAGTTAGCTTCAGAAGGAAATAATCTTCTTATCGATGGGAGGGCCATTCTTTGCGAGGCTTTTAAAATCCAGACTTGTGTCACAAAATAGCTAGCTTTGAGCATCCAATAATGGTTTCAATATcccttgagttgtgttgaacCTCCCGCCAGGTCACAGCAGGGGCAGACTTGCCTATCCTGATATCATATCCGATATGATAAATTATCCTGATATCAGGATAACACACTATCCTGATATGATATCGGCTTAGCAGGATAGCAGAGATGATATCAGTCTAGGAGTTTTAGCAGCTTTAGCAGAGATGATATGACGACAGATATGTCTAAGCTTAAAGGTAAATATTTCATCCAATTCTAATCTAGATCATCATCCGAATCAACATGAACACTGCCGTTTATTTCACCGTCCACAACAAGCCCTCTACCACCACGTGATGACGGTATAATGAGTCCTTCACGCAGCCAGTTGCCGATGCATTCAACCTTCTCCAGATTAACACATGACATCCTTTTCCGATCCCATGATAAAGTGCGTCTTCCTCCACTGAATGCAGACTCGGGGTCAGCAGAACCAGGGGGCACAGACAATATGTCGATGGCCATGCGACTGAGACGCGGATATGTCCGAACCTGATCCCTTTGACACCACAGACCAGAGGAGAGCCTTCGATCTTTATCGGCTGGTTGTGGATAAAGTTTTCGAAGTCATCTACGTCCCTGGACATGTCCTCGGCGACCATAATCTCGTTCAGAAGCCGATCAAGCTCGTTTGAGTGCCCTTGCTGCGACCTAAACGTTTCGCTCAGCGCCTGGGCAGGTCCGAGGGTGGGCGCCATCTTgtattcttcctcccatATCGAAAGTGCGTCCCTAATGGCAGCCTCGGCCCATTCTCCCTTCCAGTTTATTTCAAGATATCGCGCTCGCTTCGAcggatcaaggagaagggcagTTGCGTAGATAGGGGACTCCCCGGATAAAGCATAGTACTTATCGAGTACGAACCAGCCCATATCAATAGAGTGCAACATGAGAGGATCATGTgtctcctcagcttcatAGAGCTCCTAAAGAGAGGATCAGAAACTAGTTGGTTGAGTTAGGCGAAAGCTGAGATGATACCTTCTTCTGTTCGTAGTGGCGAAGTAATATATCCATGATCATGAGGTTTTGCGAGAGCGTAGCCGTCACGCCTTGAGCCCACAAGGTCGTAGACGTGAATGGTTGGAGAAACGCGTGCGTTTTCTCCAGGTAATCCCAATCAGAAGAGTTGAGAATATTGTCACCTAGAGCTTTGTCGTAGTCAAGTAGGAACTGCTTTACTTGCTGCTTTTTCCTTATCAGATTGTCGATCATCCTGTGCCATGAATTCCAGCGCGTATCGTTATCAATACCGAGCCGTAATTTGATGCGCTCATCCCATGCATCACTGTGGATAGGTGAGTTACGTAGCCACAGCCCGATCCGGTGTAGTTTGCGCAGCGCTGGCACCATAACCCAGCCCCCCCTTCTGGTGTTGTCTGACTTATTATCTGATCTCAGTGGAGGATTTACCTTCTGAATGGAAGTTCTTTTGCATCCAACGCCGCCAGGATGCTCCGTCTGAGCTTCCATATGATCTGGCTGGTTTGTAGTATCACCACCAGATGCGTCGTTTAGGATGAAGTTGAACGGTTCGTAGTGCTCATCCCCAGTGATATCGCTAGCAGCATCGAGGGCGGCTTGAAGTGCTTCACGTGAAGACGCGAAAAGAAAGGCTTGAAGTGATAAGTTAATAACATGAAGGATACATCGGATACGGTGCCGTTTTGGATCCCAGTTGATCTGCTATAGATTAGGCGACTAGATGGGAGAACAAAACTGGAGTACGACGCACATTGCTGTCCTGCCTAAGCCTGGTTGATAAATGCTGCAAGCATGTGTCGTTTGATGCCGCATTATCACCCGTATGACAGCCGAGCTGATTCGCGATATCGTAAATATcgagtgttgagaagataaCCCGAGACTGATGTTCACCGGAATGGCTGTGTCGAATCTCTGGTAGACTCAGAAGCGCTCGTCTGGGTTGATAATCTTCGTCAACCCATCGTGCACACACTGCTAGCACACCATGGCGGTGCGGCGATGTCCAGAGATCAGATGAGATGTGGATCTTTGAAACGGCTCTTTGTAACTTAGCCTTTAACTGCGACTGATAAAGGCTAAAATTCGCAGTAATATGACGCATCGCCTCATGCCTCGATGTCATTATGAGGTCCTCAATTGCCGGATTACAGGACAGCATGACGTCCTGCATCTCATCCCATGTAACTGCCGAAAAGGGAAGGCGACGATGTGTGAGAAGGCCAACCATGCTCTCAGTATATCGCTGAGGATTGAACACTTTGCGGAGGGCCGATTCTGATGGCGTTGCTGTATAATAATTATCGAGCCTAGCTTGCTTCAATGGAGGTCCCATGTCCGATGATCGTTCGAGTACTGTATTGTCTGAAGAGTTAACGATCTCACGGTGTTTGCGTTTGGCGTGGTATATGGCGTTGTCTCGTTTAGGGTTTGACCAGGCCTGatcagaagaacagagaaGGCATTCATAAACCACTGCTCCCTTCGTTCTGCGCTTCCCTGATGGTCCGAACTGGCCCTTTTTGGGATATGTCGCACGGAATATGCAATCGAAGTTCAGGACCTCAGATGATGCTGATTCTACATCAACAGTAGGGTCAATAGTCAGCTGGGGCTGTGAGGTGAAATCTGTGGGTTgctgtgatgaagaagccattATTAAGAGTAGCAGAGGCACAAAATAATACAACGTATTATATCTACACACTTGAGTGATGTTTGAGAGATTCGAAGATTGTAAACATGGGAAAATCGGATGTTGTCAGGCGATAAAGTGGCATCCGACCAATCAGAGTGTGCAGCTTATCCTGATATCTATCCTGATATCAGGGTAAGGGAGCCTAGCTTTATCCGATATCCGATATATATCATATCAGATATAGCAGGATAGCAGAGATGATATCAGGATAGCATATCAGGATAGGCAAGTCTGAGCAGGGGGTTACAGCCAACTAAAATGCGTCAATCAAAAGATACCTGTCGCCCCCCTATTTCAGCctgtgatagaagtaccagcaatcCCTCGAGTTACAAATCGCTACATCACACTGCTCACGTTCCCAATCTATTAAGAGGTTCCACCCATGTACCTCCTAGAAGATGGTGGGCATGTGGGGCCTGGTACGGCCGGGAGgttcaacacaactcaagggATAAATACGACCAGAGACAAAGACTTCCATAAATGCTCCTAACTACAGTAACATCAAACTAAAACTATATTATGCACTTATAGCCCTTGATTCTTGTTAGTCTTAAGACATATATTTACTGTTGGTAATTATACTTTAGGTACTTGAAAGCAGAGACGAGATCTTGGGAACAGTCCTAAAACTTCTGCATAGCCGACTATCTCATACATGTTACCGTCCTGGTCTATAATGTAACAGTTCTAGTGGGGCCAAATATAATAAACATATATCTTGGGTATTCTGGTATAATGCAATCTAAGTGAAATGTATGCCCGCGTCGGAGTGTTCAGTGTCTATTGAACTGCTACTGTCATGCCCCCTGGCGAGCCTAGGAAGACTTCTATATCGTCAGCCGGGAGCTACGGAGTAATTTTCACCATTTGCTCCCGGGAGCAGGTGTTGCGAAGCTTGGTCATCATGGCCGAGAACGGTGGTGGGTAATGTAGGCTTTTGTTGTGCGAGGCCAAGATGTCAACAACAGATGCATTGGGTAAGTTGCCCAGATAGATACATAAGACTAAAAGGTGGACGAATAAGCTTTGAACCCGAATTACAATAACATGAACGTGCAATCTAACATCGTGCCTGATAATCACAGGCCATAATTACAACTAGCCCTCAGCCGAAGCAGGGTGCCTTGTCGGGAGCTCTGATTCTCTGATGTGTTTTATCGGATGTGTGTATGTTATCGGTTGAGTTCCTTCCCCGCTCTAAGTCCCATTTACATCTTTATATTGGGGCCAAGCTGGAGTATCACTGCTATAACCATCACACGCTCCATTGCCTAAAATATACATCGTGACATGGCTAGACTGCGCCTCCGTAATAATCTAATTAACCCCCTCCCCACCCCCCCTCTCCTCCCGCCCCAAATGTGCTAGTGCCAATACCTGGCACCACCGTGATGTTTTGTCGTCAGCTAATGAAAATAATAACAGGGCTTGTTCTACCCTCTTTCAAAAGTCATGTCTCACAAGCATTAGGCTGTTTTAAGATATCTATAGGTAAAACGTATTTACTTTAGTACTGCGGCCAGTTACCATTATATTGCGCTAAATCTTGTGTTTCTTAATATGCCCCTTTGTAGTTATTATTTGCATAATCGTTGAGCACGTGAATATCTTCTCCAGTGAGTGGTAAAATGCACTGTATTAGTGATTTGGGTTAGTTTCAATACCCCGCCCCCCGGGTTTTAAAGCAAACAGTGAGGCTGGGTCGGCCTGAGTTGCTGATGGCGGTGTCTTATCGACCGGGAAGGCACATGGAAGGTGATAAGGCCACTACCGCTAGTTACGTTCTCGCCAACATTGAGAACAGTTCGCCATGTCCATGCCAACTTTCGAGAGTATTAATATCCAATATCTTCCCTCCATGTTGCCGTCTCAATTTCTGCCTATATTTGAATCAATCACTGGCTCTGGCTTATATCATTCTCACTCAAGTAACAGAGCCCTCAAATCTCTCTCCTCTATTGATCACAACCTTCAGTCAGGACAGTACCTCCATATTTCGATACTTCGACTATTATTACGCTAACTACCCATTCACTATTATAACTTCTTGATAATGTCCATATTTATGACACAACCCGCCTACGCCTATGCGGCAGCCCCTCCACCTCCAAGACAATACTCGGGAACAAGCAGTGCTTTCAGTGCTTCTGCCAACCCTGATGAGGACTGGACCAAGATCTCTGACCTTGCCGAGCGCCGACGAATACAGAACCGAATTGCTCAGCGCAACTACCGTACGCTGAATCTACTTGACTCTAGACTCGTTCAAATTGTTTTCACAGAAGTAACAGTTTCTCTCGGGCACGAAGCTTAAGCGTCGCCTCAAAAACCTCGACCGCCGTCATGGTCCTTCTGACGATGCCAAGTCCGACAAGCAGCCACAGAGGCCTACTAAGTCGAAGCGATCCCCCTCCGCACCCATGTCTCGGAAGTCGCAATCCGCGGCTCCCAGCAAGCCTGTTGTTTCGCCAGGGCGGTTCACTGCTCCTATTCGGCCAACTGATGAACTTCTCTTCCCCAGAACCTATGATGAACGAGCTCATTCAGGCAACCCTCCTCAGTTCAGATACTTGACcttccttcttggtgttgcacTTACTAACAGCTACATCCTTCAACTATATAGTCCCTAGCTAAATCAGGAGAGATAAACTCACAGTAGGATTGACGAAGTGCATTTCAAACGCCTTATTCAACACATATCATCAAGAGAGTCAAGTAAGGAAGAGATATCAGTTAGGGGCTAAAGAGGACATAAATGATCAAAAAACACGGCAAAAACATACAGACAGGAATATCAACCACGTCCACCGTGGTCTCTGCTCAAGGTGCCTAGCTTGCCAGGGCTTCTGGCAAGGGTAAATAAGGGCAAAGGGACAAAAAGGCATACTTTTGCTGAAATTAGCGGTAACAAAAGAGGAAGGCATAGCCCAAAGACTAGGCATGGGTGCAAAATCTGCCATGTAGCGATTTGTAACAACAAAACCTGCCGGTACTTTTATCATCGCCTAGATTGATGGCGACAGAAGTACCTTTTGTTTGGTGCGTTTTAATTGGCTACGACCCCTCATAGCGACCTGATTGTGGCCTTATGACCTCTTAGGAGATATGCGACGTaaatttcttttttttctttttgtcttttGAATCACTCGACTCTGACCTTTTTGAGAGGGACCCTTCTACGATGCGCTATTTTATTTGGCACCTACGTGCCCATGTATTATCCGCCCAATCAAGGGTGTCGGAGCCCAGCTCCGCTGTCTCCAAAACCCCTACGCATACTCCGTACAACAGCGGGGTAGCTAGTGTTTCTCTTGGCACGTATACTTGCTTGCATGACCAGCACATTGGCATTTGCAAGACTATTTTCAGCAGAAATGTGCTAGTACGTATCTAATTTCCTCAACGTTTGGAGCTATGGAGAAGAACTGTTGAGGGTATGAACGGCGGATGGCGCACGTCAACTATTCGGCAGACGGTAAAGACTTTATCAATATTTGCCGGCCACTCCTTATCCGTGATGCAATGAATGCATAACTCGTGAAAATCCTCTAGCCTCATCGAGTTGACACAGCATCACGAGGTTATCAATAACTGCCGAATCGAGATGTGTTGAAGCTCGAATTGCCATGCACAGTGCGTTGCGCAATGGGTTGGCCACATTCCGCACAGTTCCTAGTTTACAAGCAAACACCCTTCCTTCAATCATCAATTACATTACTGGCCAATTTAAATCTCCAGTCACTTATAAAATCCACACAGTTAAAAGCAAACGCCAAATTATCATAAAGCACCGCGCACATACATGTTACGGCCGTAATTCGTCGCTACACACCCTTTGAGATAAGCGACAAATGAATCCCAAACCATTCCAAGGTGCAGTCCAAACCTCAGAAGAAAGTAATAATGATGTCTCATCTTCATTGCCACCCTCATAGTGCGCAAATCCATGAACTGGTTTTTAGTTTTCAGTTTTGCGTGCTGCCGCTTGCATCTAGCTTGGGGAGCGTCAGAGCACAGCTGTCGGGGGTTGAGATTAGGTGTGGTGAGAGGTCAGCAGTAGCCGAGTCGAGTAGGACTGTGATTTTCCCCATTGTGAACTGGGACATCCCGAGCGAATAATTCTGCAGTGTCATGGAATGGTGCGGCTTTAATTGTAAAACAGAGAGATGGAGAGTGATGTCAGACATGCTTGGAGAGGATTGGTATGTTGTTTGTTATCTTGACTGTTGTTCTGAGAAAGAAGTGTCATATTTAAAGAATCTGTCAACTGGGCCGGTAGCTAGGCCATGCACTCTGAGAGGCAGCGGCGGGGACCCTCAATTAAATTCTGCCGCACATGGCATGGGTCTCCTGCACCCTCGCCTTGTGAGGTACGTCAGCGGCGATGATTCCATGCCCGCCATGAAACACAGGGTCCTGGAGATATCCAGCTCTGCAGCGCAGCGCATGTCCCTCTAATATCCCACTTCTTAACTTtcaaccatcatcaaaatTTCGATTTTTCTCAACTTTTCCAATCAGTCCGTCCAAACTCCCCTCAAACTGTCCATTTAGTCCGTCCGACTTGGTCAGATTAGACCAGACTACGATTCAGACTACAGTCTTGATAAAACGAATAGGTTCATCGTGTTGTTGTTAGTTCTAAGTTACATGTGTCTGAGACGAACACAGCTCCTTACATAGTATCCACCACCAGCAGATCGGACCACCTTAGCCACACTGACTCAACACCGCCTTGAGTTGCCCGAGGAATGGGGGCTCTAAAACTTGAGGCGGGGTGATACTCGTGGTAACAATACTATCCAAAGGAGTTAGTAAGAGTTGTAATCCCTCAGGTCGTGGGTCTACACACGCCAGTAAGAAGAGGGATTTGACGACGGGATAGCAGGAACCTTGTCTTGCAAGCCACATAGTGAAGGAGCCCGGTTTTGTGCATAATGGCGAACCACTAGTACTTGTACAGGGGGAAAGAGCAGAGGATCCTGTCATGAAATTCTCCAAGCCGAGCCCGGTGACTCACTACTCTCTTGACTCGTTGCTCACTGGTACCTCGGGGGATAGGCAGGGAATATTTCCCGGTTCGAGAAAGGTTGGCGGGGGGGTTGAAGATAGGAAAATATAGCAATACCTAGTCTCAGGCACAGTAGACAACTCGCATAGCATACCTCCGTGCTTTATCTGGCGCAGAACGTCGTCCACGCTTGTGTTTTGCCGAAGCAGATCGAGGATAAGATTCGCCTCGCGGGGGTCTCTTGAGCGCAGTGTATCTATAAGCCTCTGATACGCAGTCTTTCTGTCTGGAGACGTCTAAACTGCCGTCGTAGCTCAATTCCGTTGGTCGGGGATGCGTAGGTACACTCTGAGCCGGCTCGGGTACAGCTTGTGCAACGCGGTCGACTTCTGTTACACTATGCCAACGGTTAGATGCAATATGTGTAGCTAGAATTGCCATCGTACTCTAGTTTTCCGTTTTCGACAGCCCTCGCAAGCAATCGCGGCGCAGTTTCGTGAGGGTCGAGGGAAAATGTTTCGAGGGAGGAAGTTTTGAGTAGGGGATGGGGTTTGAGGCTGAACGGCAGGGAGAAGAGGACGCTGGCGGTATTGGCTAAAACCGGACATGACTCAGATAATGCTGGTAAGAATAATTTGGTTGAAATCGGTTTGCGATGTGCTACCGTAAAAGGTATATTTTATAACAGGATAAGAAGGAACTACAGCAAAATCGGCTGAGGATGGCTTTGTGGGTTGAGATGTTTTGACGTAAGCGGACGTTCTAGGCCTCCTTTAGACCCCAGAAAGCAGACACCAGCCAGTCGAACTTGGACATCGGTTCGGCCTCCGGTGCTTATGATTGGCCCCATCGATTGACGAAATGATCGTCACTATCTCCTGAGCCGTCATAGGCGGTCACAAGGGGGGGTTGTAGCCAATTAACATGCGGTGAACTTGGCGTACTTCTCTCGCCACCTAAATAACGCGGGAATAAAAGTCCCGGCAGTTCTTACAAATTTGCTACATTATTAGACACGCTGCTGCCGCTTCGATTTAGTGGCACCGCCCATTCGGGCAAAGCGCGCTCGCCGACGGCGCCTCACGTGATTCCCTGTACACAAGACAACCGCCCGTACAGCGGCCCCACTTTCTGATAGCAGTACAAACAAGACATAGATATTTCGCAACTCACCTCTGTGATACCCTCACGCCTCTCGCTGTGCAGCATGCGACATATTCCAACTATGCTGTCGGGTCGATTTCTTGCTTGCAAGAATGTTCAATTGAGCCTCTGGCATCAGGAGGAAAGGGGCGCGCGGGAATAGAACGATGTTCGTTCGTTGAAGTGCGGTGAACTCTCGGGGGGAGGGTCATTCAAGTTGCGTGAGCCGCTTATTGATGTTGACTCGATCTCTGAGCCACTAGTTAGGGACAGATTGTGGTTAGAACTCTCCGGGAGTTAGTACGCTACAGTTGTGATTACCATGAAGAGCATCCATTGGAGAGTCATCCACCTTGGGCTTATGTTCCCTACCGATATTGCCGATAGAGGAAAAAAAAGGGAAATTTTGATGCCGTGGGGCCGCCTGAACATCGCGGCAAATTGCTGTTGGTATCCTGCCTGCCTGCGGACTTTGACACTTTGAGATAGTGGAGTCAGCCTAAGTATTTCGATATCGGCCCTTTGTATTGTCAACTGTGAAATCATAGACACTCGCAATGCAGAAGGCAAGCCAGCATATAATGGCGACCTAGCTGACTTGAATGTCGTCGATCTCATCCAGAATTTGTCAACTTTGAGGCTTAAGCGGCCTTTTCCCGAGTTGTTCATTGCCCTGTTGAGGTTACGACAACCATCTGGTGCTTATTCCAGTCCTGTAATCGACCCTCCAACTTTCTAAGATCACGCAGAGCATCGTCAATGTGGTAGCGGTCCCTCCAAAGCTCGCTAACCTGTTCGGCCTTGCCTAtattctgcttctgctgcttcgATGTGGTTGGCTTGATACCCAGCTCGTAACTATTGGATAGCCCTCGGGCTTCTAGCTTCCGCATCATCCCCAGGTTCTCCTGCTCCGCCGCTGGGCCATAGGGGCTTGactcttgccaccaagttCCTGAATCTCCCATGACCAGCGATTCGGAATTCGCCTCTGACATCGGGTTTACGTAGCCGCTTAGATTTGAGTACTTTCCAGCAGAAAAGTAATCCCTAAGCTGATGCTCCGCACGGAAATTATAAGAATCTCCGTTCGCGAACAGGTCTTCCGACGGCGATGACTTGCTACCACAAGTGTATCCAGGTTGGAAAATTTGGGGTCGCGTGGAGTCGACAATATCGTCAGCTTGCTTTGAATTTTTCCCCGTGTTGGCCCAGGAAACGTGATTTCTATGCCTCTTCCTGGGAGGCTCGTCTACTGGGGCTGGGCTGTGGCTGTGTTTTGGTTTGGGCATGATGGTAGTAGAAAGTGGGAATATCAAGCGATGGATGGGTGATAAGTGTTTGAAGCGCTTGAGTTTGTGCTCTGCCAAATAATTTGTGCCTATCCCCTCAATTGTCGAAAGGCTCCCGAAAGTACctgttagattggcggcggggaatgggctccacttcccttattgcaatattattcttgtatccaaaGGAGGGGTGAAACCCTTCACggacagactgatcaaagaatcaagtcgacgatcaataacatcaccaCATTCTCGTCCACACTTggatacactcaccccatcgtattcgtgcgtatctaaaaataaaagaacTCTACTAGAGTTCCTATTGTTATTGACTACTAGGTACGGAGGTGTTGTCTTGTGAGCACTCGTGGGATGAGCCGTATCCTCCCGAAATAAATTCATTCGTTCATTCATTCACGTCCTGGGCCCCCAGTAGGGGACTTTTCGGGGCCGATGGCCCCCTGGGCGAAAAATACACAGCATACATACAGCGCTGCAGGCAATAAAAAGTTTTGTGCAACCAATCCATTTGACCATCTACTCCACAGAGAGTTTACGTCATTCTGACTCCAAAATTCATCAACCATGACAACACTTCCAAGGCAGCGACATGTAGCATGCGTCATTTACCTCGGATTACATCTATGCTTGAACC is part of the Fusarium oxysporum Fo47 chromosome VII, complete sequence genome and harbors:
- a CDS encoding uncharacterized protein (expressed protein), which codes for MPKPKHSHSPAPVDEPPRKRHRNHVSWANTGKNSKQADDIVDSTRPQIFQPGYTCGSKSSPSEDLFANGDSYNFRAEHQLRDYFSAGKYSNLSGYVNPMSEANSESLVMGDSGTWWQESSPYGPAAEQENLGMMRKLEARGLSNSYELGIKPTTSKQQKQNIGKAEQVSELWRDRYHIDDALRDLRKLEGRLQDWNKHQMVVVTSTGQ